The DNA segment GCAATATTGACGGCGAAGTAATCGGTATTAATACAGCGATTGTATTTGGCGCGAATTCTATCGGATTTGCCATACCGATCAATACTGTTAAGCAGACTGTGCCTGCCCTCATCGCTGAAGGTAAAGTGTCACGGGGCTATTTAGGTGTGTCCATTGACGACGCTTCCTCCTATGCCGATGTTGCTTCCTTAGGCCTGCCCGACAACAAAGGCGCTGTAATTCGACAGGAACAGCCCGACACCCCCACAGATACGGCCGGATTAAAAACCTATGACGTTATTCGGAAAGTAAACGGAGAGGCCGTAGCCAATGCTTCGGAACTCGTGAGAAAGGTTTCCGCTAACGCGCCCGGCTCAACGGTAACACTGGAGATCTGGCGTGACCGTGAAACCATCGAAGTAAACGTTACCTTGATGGAACGTAATGTCGGTGTAGCGCGGCAGAGCGGTGAAAGATCAGCGCTGGGACTTAAGGTGCATGACATTACACCGACCATTTTGCAGCGCCTCGGTCTTGGAAAGGGCGTCAAAGGCGTTGTGGTTGTTGAAGTAGAACCTGAAAGCCCCGCCCAAGAAGCGCGCCTGACCGAAGGTGATATTATCATTGAAGTTGGACAAGTGCCTGTCACCAATTCACAAGAATTCTTCACGCAAATAGATGCGCATGCGAAACCGGGTAAATCTTTACTGGTGCGTTTTGTCAGAGGAACTAATGATCCTGATATAACCATCATTCGAGTGCCCGAAAACTAAGTAGGTCATCCTTTTGCCTCCTCTCTTCGCGAGTGAAGAGAGAACGCCGGCGTAGTTGTCCGCAGCTGCGCCGGCGATTGTTTTTAATCTGGGTGCATGCCGTGAATCTGATGTGCGTAAAAGGAAGAACACCTCTGATACAGGGTGGGGGAGGGAGGAGCAGTTCTTGAAGTTGTGTTCAGGATTCGCTAAGGGGATTAAAAAAAGCGTCCCATTGATCGTCTAATATTTTGATGCTCTCTTCAATGCTGCACACGGAATATTTGCCGTCTTTTTCGGTGGCTAATTTTAATTCAAGCAATTTGGGAAGCGCATCGTCTACCTCAAAATCCAACACACAATTCCATTTATCTTTCATCCAGGCTTCAATCCGATCATCCAGCTCTTTCATTGTCAAGGCTGTTTCGCTGGTCAACAAAAAATAATATGCCAGCAGCGCTTCTTTGCATTCTTCTTCTGCCGCGTCATGTCCTACATGGAAAAAGACACCGGAATTGTTGTCCATATTTTTGAAATATAAATTTTCCAAGAGTTCTTGTAGGATACGAACTTTTCCATTCTTGAAATTATTGAAGAGCTTCCACAAGTACTCACCCAGAATATCGATGCCCATCATCAACGCGACCAGTGTCTTTGTTTCTTTGAGATCGGGTGCTTCCTGTGTACGGCCAAACCAATATCCGAAGAGAGAACTAAAAATGGTCAGCGATGTGATCAGTTTCGGCAACGCCATAGCACCGCCGCCAATGGCGGGCAATCCGATGAGCGCTTTATCCAACCCACGCATACCCGGTTCAGGATCGGGAAATACCATTTCAATATCTTGTTTGGGTACGTTGCGAAACATCTTGATGAGGGTCGTGCCGCCTTTCACTTTCGTTTTGTTCTTCGCTGAACTGCAATAATCATCACGATAGCGTATGTACAGGACGACACGATCGTAATTGGTGAAAGATACGGAGGGATTAAACCAAGAACGGATCCCGGTCAACTTTTCTTCTCGTGTCGAAACACCTCGATAATAAATACGTTTATCGGAAAAGTTGTCGAGATTAATCGTCAAGGGGATATTGAACAAATCGGATTTGCTAAGCGCTTCTTCTAGCTCTGCTTCGGTTAGCCGTTCGTAATTGGCTTTTTCCAGAAGATGCTCAAAAAGATCAATGAACTGTTCATTGCCCTGTGCACAATCAAAGTCCAAAACGCAGGTATCGGCATCGGGATCGATGGGCGCATATACGTCTTTGAGTCTTTCGATTATTTCGTGAAAGTTGAAGTGGTAGGTGTTGTCCAAGATCCTAAAAAAATAACGGAAAGCCTCTTCTTTGCCGCTCAGCTGTCCATCATGCAAACACATCTCAAGTAAATCACGTTTGCGAAAGGGTATAAACCGAAATCTTCTACAACCACAGTTTGTTTGCATAAACAGATTCACCGGAAAAGGCTTTCACCTTTCCCCTCCTTTAGATCTAAGATGCTCCGCTTAACCATGAGAGACGGGTCTGTCTCAATGACAAATCGTGAAGACCAAGCCGAAAAACTGCAGTCGGTCATGATCCATTCTCCAAAAAAAGTATAACCCAATTCAGAAACCGAATCAATGGCGAATGATCAAGAGCAATCAGAGGCTTGCTTACCATAAATGGCGGACTTATATATGATTCTTCAGACCCAATTGAATAACCAATGGCGGGATAGCGTTGTAAGGAAGGAACGTGAGATCAGGCTTTATCTTTGGCTTTCAAGTATTCTTTTGTTATGCTAATGCCGTTTTAGACGCTATGGCAATAAACCCTTTTGCCTTTCATGTTTACTGTCTTTTCTGTCCTATAGAAAGAACGATTTTTAGAGCTAGGATACCGCTACCATGTCAATTCATTTTTATAATTCACTGACGCGCTCCAAAGAAGCATTTCATTCGATCAAGGCCCACGAAGCGGGCATGTATACCTGCGGTCCAACGATTTATAATTACGCCCACATCGGCAATTTCCGCGCCTATATGTTCGAAGATCTGGTGCGCCGCTACCTGACCTATCGCGGCTACAAAGTCACCCATATCATGAACCTTACCGATGTGGAAGATAAGTTGATCCGCACCTGCCGAGAAACTGGTAAGTCGTTGAAAGAAATTACCGACTATTACGCGCAAGCGTTTTTTGAAGACATTGATCGTTTGGGCATCTGGCGTGCTGATGCCTATCCCGCCGCTACCGAACATATTTCAGAGGTCGTGGAACTCATTAAGAGTCTCCGTGATAAAGGACATACCTATGACGACAAAGGCAGCATTTATTTTAAACTCTCCACCTTCCCGGAGTATGGGCAGCTGAGCCGCATGAACTTGGACGATCTGAAGACGGGCGCCAGCGGACGCGTTGACGCAGACGAATATGAAGCTGAAGAGGCACGAGATTTTGCTTTATGGAAAGCCTGGGACGAGGAAGACGGCGACGTTTATTGGGAAACAGATTTAGGCAAAGGACGGCCGGGGTGGCATATTGAGTGCAGCGCCATGAGCATGAAATATCTAGGCGCACATTTCGATATCCATTGTGGCGGCGTCGATAATATGTTTCCTCATCACGAAAACGAAATTGCGCAATCCTGTTGTGCTACCGGAGAACCCTTTGTTAATTATTGGCTGCACTGCGCGCACCTGATGGTGGAAGGGCGCAAGATGTCGAAATCTTTCGGCAATTTCTACACCCTTCGCGATCTGTTGGAAAAAGGGCTTGATCCTCTCGCGATTCGATACGCACTTATTTCCACCCATTATCGGCAGCCCAGCAACTTTTCTTTCGACGCCGTGGGAGCAGCATGGCAAGCCTTGTGCCGTATCCGTGACTTTAGAATTCGCCTCGACGAAATCGAAGGAGAAGGACAAGGGCTCAAAGAAGAATGCGAGCGCTGTGAGACGGAATTCGTTGAAGCCATGGATGACGATCTAAATATTTCCGGCGCCCTCGGCGCGGTGTTTAATTTTATCCGCGATGTGAACCGAAAACTGGATACAGAGACGGTCGGGCGCGCCGGCGCGATGCAAGCCTTGGCGTTGCTGGATCGACTGAACGAAGTTACCGGCGTGTTTGCGCCGCCTCTCGAAGAAAGCGTTCCGCAATGGGTATTAGATCGTGTTGCAGAACGTCAACAGGCACGTTCAGAGAAACGTTTTTCGGATGCTGATGCCATACGCGATGAACTGCGAGGCAAAGGTTGGATTGTTGAAGATACGCCGGATGGACAACGGGTCAAGCCTTTGTGATATACTACGTGGTACAGTGTCCGGTAGAGCGCAATAAGAGCACGGCGACACCACCCTTGGCAAGGTGATCGCACTGTTGTGAATAACGCGTTGGGGCGTGTTTTCACGCTTTAAAACTGTGCGGAAGATTTGTTGCCACTGTATTTGACATTGCTGTTTTTTATTTGCTATACTGTGAACCTGTCTGCAAGCAATCCTTTTCTCTGCGCAGGAAGTGTTGCGCAGTAGCCCCGTTTATTACCTACTTAACCCTTGGTGTGGAGTTTGTATTTTGCCTACGATTAATCAACTGGTCCGAAACTGTCGGAAAAAGATAGAACGTAAAACGAAGTCACCGGCTTTGAAATCTTGTCCGCAAGCTTCCGGTACGTGTACACGCGTTTATACGCTTACACCGAAAAAGCCCAATTCCGCTTTACGTAAGGTAGCGCGTGTGCGTCTTAAAAACGGTATGGAAGTTGCCGTTTATATTCCGGGTATCGGTCACAACTTACAAGAACACTCCCAGGTAATGATTCGCGGCGGTCGTGTTAAAGACTTGCCCGGTGTTCGCTATCATCTTATCCGTGGCGTACTGGATGCTACGGGCGATTTGGGCGGCACCGCCTCGGTCAAAGATGAGGGCGGCAAAAAGAAACATATCGGGCGTTGGGTCAGCCGTTCTAAATATGGCGTTAAACGGCCCAAAAAATAAAAGTACATTGAACTTGTCGGCGTTTTAAGCGTCGCATAACGATAAGGTCTAATAAGAATCATGGCAAGACGGCGTGAGATAGTCAAACGTAAAATGCTGCCCGATCCGAAGTATGGAAGCACAGCAGTAGCGATGTTTGTCAATACCATCATGAAGAGCGGCAAAAAAAGTGTTGCCGAAGGTATAGTCTACGGAGCCTTTGATATTTTGAAAGTCAAAGTCCCTGATGAAAATCCCTTGTCCGTATTCGAAAAGGCCATTGAAAATGCCAAGCCTTTGTTGCATGTGAAATCGCGGCGTGTCGGCGGCGCTACCTATCAGGTACCTGTCGAAATCGCGCCTGCAACGCGTACCGCTATCGCTTTCCGGTGGATTATCGAATTTTCCCGTAAACGCGGCGAGAAAACGATGCAGCAGAAATTGGCCGGCGAACTTTTTGATTGTTATACCAAACAGGGCGCCACAATGAAACGTAAAGATGATACGCACCGTATGGCAGAAGCCAACAAAGCCTTTGCCCACTTCCGTTTCTAAGGACGGTTGCGTTTTTGGTTTTTTTATGAAGGAATTAATTATCACATATGACGGAGAGTGACGCGCAGTTTCGTCAACGATGCGCGCGTCGCCTCTGTCAGGTATTCAGAAAGTTGAATCAGGCAGAGAGTGTAGGGCTAAATTCCAAAGTATCAGGATAGCCCTTTTCGGACGTGCGCCTTCTGTATCGATCTAAGCATTGAATTGAAAGAAAGTTAACGTGCCCCGAAAAGTAGCAATCGAGAATATTCGCAATATTGGAATTATGGCTCATATTGATGCCGGCAAGACCACCGTGACAGAACGGCTCTTGTACTACTCCGGCCAAGTGCATCGCATGGGCGAAGTCCATGACGGTGCCGCTACCATGGATTTCATGGAGCAGGAGCGGGAGCGCGGTATAACCATTTCATCTGCTGCTACAGCCTGCGAATGGAAAGGGTACCATATCAATATCATTGATACGCCCGGACACATCGACTTCACCGCTGAGGTGGAACGCAGTCTACGTGTGTTGGATGGTGCTGTGGCAGTATTTTGTGCGGTCGCAGGGGTGCAGCCCCAGTCAGAGATGGTCTGGCGCCAGGCGCAGCGGTATCGCGTACCGCGCATTGCCTTCATCAATAAAATGGATCGTGTTGGGGCGGATTTTTATAAAGCCGCAGCCAGTATGCAGTCCCGCTTGGACGCACATCCCCTCCCTTTACAGATGCCCGTCGGTGCAGAAGATCATTTTGAAGGTATTATCGATCTCGTGGATTGGCGGTACATCACGTGGCAAATCAAAGACGGCGAAAATCAGCAAATTGTTGGTGAAGTGCCGGAAAGCCATCGGGCAGAGGCAGAAAAACGTCGCGCAGATCTCATCGACCTCGTCGCCTCCACTGATGAAATTCTCATGGAACTTTATCTAACGGAAGAGCACACGATTAGCATAGCGGAACTAAAAGCGGCGATCCGACGCTGTACGTTGAATTCTCAATTGACACCCGTTCTTACCGGAACGGCCCTACGCAATAAAGGCACCCGGCTTCTCTTGGACGCGGTGGTGGATTATTTGCCCTCTCCCGTTGATATGGGAGAATACGAGGGTACAAAACCCCGCCAACCCGGCCGTATCGTGAAGCGTCGCCCCAGTGATGACGACCACTTTGCCGCATTAGCATTTAAAGTAGTCAATTATCCCCATATCGGACGCCTCACTTTTGTGCGTGTATACAGCGGCAAAATCAAGGCAGGTCAACAAGTGGTCAATGCCCGCACTGAAAAAAAAGAACGGCTTGGCCGACTCATTGAGATTCATGCGGATGATCGTAAAGACATTGATGAGCTTCATGCGGGCGATATTGGCGCAGTCATTGGCTGTAAAGAAACGACAACCGGTGATACGCTGTGCGATCCTAAGAAAGTTGTTGCGCTAATGTCGGTCGATTTCCCTGAACCGGTGGTTCATGTTGCGATTGAAGCGAAGAGCAAAGCGGAGCAGGATAAGTTATCGACTACTTTGGCGAAACTCTCAGAAGAAGATCCTACGTTTCGGATTCGTTACAACGAAGAAACAGGCCAGACCATTATCGGCGGCATGGGCGAACTTCATCTGGAAATACTTATTGATCGGATGCGTCGTGAATTTCATGTGGAAGCCAATGTAGGTAAACCGATGGTCGCCTATCGTGAAACTTTGCGCGGTAAGGCACAGGTGGAAAAGCGCTTTGTGCGCCAAACAGGCGGTCGCGGCCAATTTGCCCATGTTGTATTGACCTTGGAAGGCGGCGAGCCCGGCTCCGGTTTCGTTTTTGAAGATAAGACGGTCGGCGGTGTTATTCCAAAAGAATATATTCCTGCTGTGCAGAAGGGATGTCGCCAAGCGGTAGATACGGGTATTGTAACGGGCTATCCCATGGTTGACATTAAAGTGACACTCACTTTTGGATCCTATCACGAGGTTGACTCCTCGGATATGGCCTTCCAGATAGCAGGTTCAATGGCGGTCAAAGAAGCAGCAGTTCAGGCTTCTCCGGTGCTTTTAGAGCCGATTATGAAAATGGATGTTATTACACCTGATGAATTTACAGGTGATGTTATAGGAGATTTCGATCGCAGGCGCGGTCGATTGGTAGGCATGGAAAATGAGGGCGCCGCCCAAATGATTCATGCAGTTGTACCCTTGGCTGAAATGTTCGGGTATGCAAACGAATTGCGTTCAAAAACGCAAGGACGCGCAACCTACGCAATGGAATTTTCCCATTACGAACCGGTACCTGTAACAGCAGCCAACGAGATTATGGAAAAGATGGGCGTATCTTTCCGATTTTAATGGATGGAATACGCTAAAAATACATGAGTAAGCAATAAAGTCGGTGTTGCGCCTTGCGGCTGTACCATGCAGCTTGGCAGGAGTGTGACATAACCACGAGCGCAATTAGGGCGCCGTGTGAAGGAGAGAGTCGCCATGGCGAAGGCAAAATTTGAACGCACTAAGCCCCACGTCAACGTGGGAACCATTGGACACGTCGACCACGGTAAAACGACCCTTACCAGTGCAATCACCAAAGCGCAGGCTAAAAACAACAAAGCCCAAATGATGGACTTTGGTCAGATTGACAAGGCGCCTGAAGAACGGGAACGCGGTATTACCATTTCTATTTCCCACGTGGAATATGAAACCGATGCGCGCCACTATGCGCACGTCGACTGCCCCGGTCACGCTGACTATATTAAAAACATGATCACCGGTGCTGCGCAGATGGACGGCGCGATTCTTGTGGTAGCCGCCAATGATGGTCCTATGGCGCAGACCCGTGAACACGTCTTGCTTGCCCGCCAAGTGAACGTGCCTGCCATGGTCGTTTGGATGAACAAAGTAGACATGGTTGACGATCCCGAACTCCTCGAATTGGTGGAGATGGACCTTCGCGACCTGCTCAATAAATATGATTTCCCCGGCGATGACACACCGATTATTCGTGGTTCCGCGCTCAAAGCGATGGAAGGCGATCCGGAAGCAGAAGCACAGATCGCTGAACTGCTCGAGGCGATGGACAGCTTCATCCCCACGCCTACCCGTGCTTTGGACAAACCCTTCCTCATGCCTGTGGAAGACGTATTCACCATTACCGGTCGTGGTACGGTGGTTACTGGTCGTATCGAACAGGGCATCATCAAGGTTGGTGAGAAAGTTGAAATCGTTGGTATCAACGAAGAGAAACGCGAAACGACGGTTACGGGCGTGGAAATGTTCCGCAAACTGATGGACCAAGGGGAAGCGGGCGACAACGTCGGTCTGCTCCTGCGCGGC comes from the Candidatus Hydrogenedentota bacterium genome and includes:
- the tuf gene encoding elongation factor Tu, with translation MAKAKFERTKPHVNVGTIGHVDHGKTTLTSAITKAQAKNNKAQMMDFGQIDKAPEERERGITISISHVEYETDARHYAHVDCPGHADYIKNMITGAAQMDGAILVVAANDGPMAQTREHVLLARQVNVPAMVVWMNKVDMVDDPELLELVEMDLRDLLNKYDFPGDDTPIIRGSALKAMEGDPEAEAQIAELLEAMDSFIPTPTRALDKPFLMPVEDVFTITGRGTVVTGRIEQGIIKVGEKVEIVGINEEKRETTVTGVEMFRKLMDQGEAGDNVGLLLRGIGREDVERGMVIAKPKSIEPYKKFEAEVYVLKKEEGGRHTPFFTGYRPQFYFRTTDVTGSLNLP
- a CDS encoding DUF3754 domain-containing protein, producing MCLHDGQLSGKEEAFRYFFRILDNTYHFNFHEIIERLKDVYAPIDPDADTCVLDFDCAQGNEQFIDLFEHLLEKANYERLTEAELEEALSKSDLFNIPLTINLDNFSDKRIYYRGVSTREEKLTGIRSWFNPSVSFTNYDRVVLYIRYRDDYCSSAKNKTKVKGGTTLIKMFRNVPKQDIEMVFPDPEPGMRGLDKALIGLPAIGGGAMALPKLITSLTIFSSLFGYWFGRTQEAPDLKETKTLVALMMGIDILGEYLWKLFNNFKNGKVRILQELLENLYFKNMDNNSGVFFHVGHDAAEEECKEALLAYYFLLTSETALTMKELDDRIEAWMKDKWNCVLDFEVDDALPKLLELKLATEKDGKYSVCSIEESIKILDDQWDAFFNPLSES
- a CDS encoding cysteine--tRNA ligase codes for the protein MSIHFYNSLTRSKEAFHSIKAHEAGMYTCGPTIYNYAHIGNFRAYMFEDLVRRYLTYRGYKVTHIMNLTDVEDKLIRTCRETGKSLKEITDYYAQAFFEDIDRLGIWRADAYPAATEHISEVVELIKSLRDKGHTYDDKGSIYFKLSTFPEYGQLSRMNLDDLKTGASGRVDADEYEAEEARDFALWKAWDEEDGDVYWETDLGKGRPGWHIECSAMSMKYLGAHFDIHCGGVDNMFPHHENEIAQSCCATGEPFVNYWLHCAHLMVEGRKMSKSFGNFYTLRDLLEKGLDPLAIRYALISTHYRQPSNFSFDAVGAAWQALCRIRDFRIRLDEIEGEGQGLKEECERCETEFVEAMDDDLNISGALGAVFNFIRDVNRKLDTETVGRAGAMQALALLDRLNEVTGVFAPPLEESVPQWVLDRVAERQQARSEKRFSDADAIRDELRGKGWIVEDTPDGQRVKPL
- a CDS encoding 30S ribosomal protein S12; translation: MPTINQLVRNCRKKIERKTKSPALKSCPQASGTCTRVYTLTPKKPNSALRKVARVRLKNGMEVAVYIPGIGHNLQEHSQVMIRGGRVKDLPGVRYHLIRGVLDATGDLGGTASVKDEGGKKKHIGRWVSRSKYGVKRPKK
- a CDS encoding PDZ domain-containing protein, which produces MRFRTQLVLGLAMLLMGSTVTYAHDGLELLREIQDGFVQLHDRLRPAVVNIDVQGKMETVGMTPFGPMEDLFRFFNLPEQPERRQQRVRPQGTGSGFIYDASGLIITNNHVVEDAEKILVRLYNGNEYTAEVIGTDPETDIAVIKIKADETLTPLALGDSGKVKVGEFAIAIGSPRGFEGSVSYGHVSALGREGLQGLAMQGLTFQNLIQTDAAINLGNSGGPLCNIDGEVIGINTAIVFGANSIGFAIPINTVKQTVPALIAEGKVSRGYLGVSIDDASSYADVASLGLPDNKGAVIRQEQPDTPTDTAGLKTYDVIRKVNGEAVANASELVRKVSANAPGSTVTLEIWRDRETIEVNVTLMERNVGVARQSGERSALGLKVHDITPTILQRLGLGKGVKGVVVVEVEPESPAQEARLTEGDIIIEVGQVPVTNSQEFFTQIDAHAKPGKSLLVRFVRGTNDPDITIIRVPEN
- the fusA gene encoding elongation factor G, encoding MPRKVAIENIRNIGIMAHIDAGKTTVTERLLYYSGQVHRMGEVHDGAATMDFMEQERERGITISSAATACEWKGYHINIIDTPGHIDFTAEVERSLRVLDGAVAVFCAVAGVQPQSEMVWRQAQRYRVPRIAFINKMDRVGADFYKAAASMQSRLDAHPLPLQMPVGAEDHFEGIIDLVDWRYITWQIKDGENQQIVGEVPESHRAEAEKRRADLIDLVASTDEILMELYLTEEHTISIAELKAAIRRCTLNSQLTPVLTGTALRNKGTRLLLDAVVDYLPSPVDMGEYEGTKPRQPGRIVKRRPSDDDHFAALAFKVVNYPHIGRLTFVRVYSGKIKAGQQVVNARTEKKERLGRLIEIHADDRKDIDELHAGDIGAVIGCKETTTGDTLCDPKKVVALMSVDFPEPVVHVAIEAKSKAEQDKLSTTLAKLSEEDPTFRIRYNEETGQTIIGGMGELHLEILIDRMRREFHVEANVGKPMVAYRETLRGKAQVEKRFVRQTGGRGQFAHVVLTLEGGEPGSGFVFEDKTVGGVIPKEYIPAVQKGCRQAVDTGIVTGYPMVDIKVTLTFGSYHEVDSSDMAFQIAGSMAVKEAAVQASPVLLEPIMKMDVITPDEFTGDVIGDFDRRRGRLVGMENEGAAQMIHAVVPLAEMFGYANELRSKTQGRATYAMEFSHYEPVPVTAANEIMEKMGVSFRF
- the rpsG gene encoding 30S ribosomal protein S7 is translated as MARRREIVKRKMLPDPKYGSTAVAMFVNTIMKSGKKSVAEGIVYGAFDILKVKVPDENPLSVFEKAIENAKPLLHVKSRRVGGATYQVPVEIAPATRTAIAFRWIIEFSRKRGEKTMQQKLAGELFDCYTKQGATMKRKDDTHRMAEANKAFAHFRF